A single genomic interval of Panthera uncia isolate 11264 chromosome A1 unlocalized genomic scaffold, Puncia_PCG_1.0 HiC_scaffold_17, whole genome shotgun sequence harbors:
- the LOC125935334 gene encoding olfactory receptor 2M3-like yields the protein MGWENQTFNFDFILLGIFNHSSTHIFLFSLVLGIFAFAIMGNTVMILLIYLDNQLHTPMYFLLSQLSLMDLMLICTTVPKMAFNYLSGRKCISLAGCGAQIFLYVSLLGAECFLLAVMAYDRYVAICHPLRYSILMNQKICHLMVLSSWIVGSLDGIIVVAVALSFPYCGAREIPHFFCDVPAVLTLSCTNTLLFERLMFICCVIMLLFPVTVIIASYLQVIVAVIQMGSGEGRQRAFATCSSHLMVVGMYYGAAMFIYMRPVSDRSPTQDKMVSAFYTILTPMLNPLIYSLRNKEVARGLMKVLGRGSLQSKLPN from the coding sequence ATGGGATGGGAGAATCAGACTTTCAACTTTGACTTTATCCTCCTGGGAATCTTCAATCACAGTTCCACCCacatcttcctcttctctctggtcTTGGGAATCTTCGCATTTGCCATCATGGGAAACACTGTCATGATTCTCCTCATCTACCTGGACAACCAgctccacacccccatgtacttcctCCTCAGCCAACTCTCCCTCATGGACCTCATGCTCATCTGCACCACTGTACCCAAGATGGCCTTCAACTACTTGTCTGGCAGGAAGTGCATCTCTctagctgggtgtggagcccagatatttttatatgtgtctcTGCTTGGAGCAGAATGTTTCCTGTTGGCTGTAATGGCCTATGACCGTTATGTTGCTATTTGCCACCCATTAAGATACTCAATTCTCATGAACCAGAAAATCTGTCATCTTATGGTCCTTTCTTCCTGGATTGTTGGCTCTCTTGATGGTATAATTGTTGTTGCAGTCGCACTATCCTTCCCATATTGTGGTGCCCGGGAAATACCTCACTTTTTCTGTGATGTCCCTGCCGTTCTCACTCTCTCATGCACTAATACATTGCTATTTGAAaggttaatgtttatttgctgtGTAATTATGCTTCTTTTCCCTGTAACAGTAATTATTGCTTCCTACCTTCAGGTCATTGTAGCTGTCATTCAAATGGGGTCTGGGGAAGGCCGCCAAAGAGCTTTTGCTACCTGTTCCTCTCACCTCATGGTGGTAGGAATGTATTATGGAGCAGCCATGTTCATATACATGAGGCCTGTTTCTGACCGTTCCCCCACCCAAGACAAGATGGTGTCAGCCTTTTATACCATCCTTACTCCTATGCTGAATCCCCTCATCTATAGCCTCCGCAACAAGGAAGTGGCCAGAGGATTAATGAAGGTGTTAGGGAGGGGAAGTCTACAGAGCAAATTGCCTAATTAA